In Cicer arietinum cultivar CDC Frontier isolate Library 1 chromosome 1, Cicar.CDCFrontier_v2.0, whole genome shotgun sequence, one DNA window encodes the following:
- the LOC101489655 gene encoding NAD(P)H dehydrogenase (quinone) FQR1-like — MATKVYIVYHSMYGHVEKLAEEIKKGATSVEGVEAKLWQVPETLSEVVLRKMKAPPRSDVPDISPKELPEADGLLFGFPSRFGMMSAQFKAFMDATGGLWNKQALAGKPAGFFFSTASQGSGQEETPFTSITQLVHHGMIFVPIGYTFGDGMYEMEKVKGGSPYGAGTFGDHGVGEPTELELAQAFHQGKYFAGIAKKLKGSL; from the exons ATGGCCACTAAAGTTTACATTGT TTACCATTCTATGTACGGACATGTTGAGAAGCTTGCGGAAGAGATTAAAAAAGGAGCTACATCAGTAGAAGGAGTAGAAGCAAAACTTTGGCAG GTGCCTGAGACATTGTCTGAAGTGGTCCTACGGAAGATGAAAGCACCTCCAAGGAGTGATGTTCCAGACATTTCACCGAAAGAGCTTCCAGAAGCTGATGGCTTATTGTTTGGGTTTCCATCAAGATTTGGAATGATGTCTGCTCAATTCAAAGCATTTATGGATGCAACTGGCGGTTTATGGAACAAACAGGCACTTGCAGGGAAGCCTGCTGGCTTCTTTTTCTCCACTGCTTCTCAGGGAAGTGGCCAAGAAGAAACACC GTTTACATCGATAACTCAGCTTGTTCATCATGGAATGATTTTTGTGCCAATTGGGTACACATTTGGGGATGGAATGTATGAGATGGAGAAGGTGAAAGGTGGATCGCCCTATGGTGCTGGAACTTTTGGGGATCATGGAGTAGGAGAACCAACTGAATTAGAATTGGCTCAAGCTTTTCATCAGGGGAAGTACTTTGCTGGAATTGCTAAGAAGCTCAAGGGATCGCTATGA
- the LOC101489117 gene encoding transcription factor bHLH112-like isoform X1: MAEEYQAGICGETWWNINNSTRGVFPLMMNSSSTCSIAANDGGNYSTWQNEFFGLKETTTTTKSCSIEETNTNFDVSDGSFCFLDTHKPQQSESANLIDSTLQIMDFGLSSPTSSNWNHSLFGTGRPENNFHSVLEEETMIESSNNSQIQKEWNTKNMISSTSGIRQVSTLDAFKPMDQEFSLDEQSGLSCGFPIETSNSYDYPSTLIQSLFDPQTQPQPQTHNSLFTNPCISYSSSANYGTSSNEVSSPTWSKISSLMKPSMPKQQLSGLQFSNNTPFWNASAEALNDIRAGVLASSQAQYQSPNFEDKRLNCPITLLNKLKREESPERTKKNSSEGAVKRARIETPSPLPTFKVCGQVRKEKLGDRITALQQLVSPFGKTDTASVLHEAIEYIKFLHDQVNVLSAPYMKNGSPIQHHQGCDNVKESEGKKQDLRSQGLCLVPIASTFPVTNETIVDFWTPSFGGPLFGR, encoded by the exons ATGGCTGAGGAGTATCAAGCTGGGATTTGTGGTGAAACATGGTGgaatattaataattcaacaagaGGTGTATTTCCACTTATGATGAACTCATCATCAACATGTTCAATTGCAGCTAATGATGGAGGCAACTATAGTACTTggcaaaatgaattttttggTTTGAaggaaacaacaacaacaacaaagagTTGTTCTATTGAGGAAACTAATACTAACTTTGATGTTTCTGATggttctttttgttttcttgataCTCATAAGCCACAACAAAGTGAATCAGCTAATTTAATTGATTCCACCTTACAAATTATGGATTTTGGACTCTCATCTCCAACTTCCTCCAATTGGAATCACTCCCTATT TGGAACTGGAAGGCCAGAAAACAATTTTCATTCAGTTCTTGAAGAAGAAACAATGATAGAATCTTCTAATAATTCACAAATACAAAAGGAATGGAACACAAAGAATATGATCTCATCTACAAGTGGAATTAGGCAAGTTTCAACACTTGATGCTTTCAAGCCAATGGACCAAGAATTTTCCTTAGATGAACAAAGTGGTTTATCATGTGGATTTCCAATTGAAACATCTAATTCCTATGATTACCCTTCAACTTTGATACAAAGTTTATTTGATCCTCAAACACAACCACAACCACAAACACATAACTCACTTTTTACCAACCCTTGTATATCTTATTCAAGTAGTGCAAATTATGGTACATCCTCAAATGAAGTATCATCACCAACATGGTCTAAAATATCTTCTCTTATGAAACCTTCAATGCCAAAACAACAACTTAGTGGATTGCAGTTTTCCAATAATACTCCTTTTTGGAATGCTTCAGCTGAGGCACTTAATGATATAAGAGCAGGAGTTTTGGCTTCATCACAAGCACAATATCAATCTCCTAATTTtgaagataaaagactaaattgcCCAATTACTCTATTAAACAAg CTAAAGAGAGAAGAATCTCCAGAAAGAACAAAGAAAAATTCATCTGAAGGTGCAGTGAAGAGGGCAAGAATTGAGACACCATCCCCATTACCAACATTTAAG GTTTGTGGACAGGTTCGGAAAGAGAAATTGGGGGACCGGATCACTGCACTTCAGCAATTGGTTTCACCTTTCGGAAAG ACGGACACAGCATCTGTTCTTCATGAAGCCATTGAGTACATCAAGTTCCTTCATGATCAAGTCAAT GTTTTGAGCGCTCCATATATGAAAAATGGATCACCCATTCAACACCACCAG GGTTGTGATAATGTGAAGGAGTCAGAAGGAAAAAAACAAGATTTAAGAAGCCAAGGGCTATGTTTGGTACCAATTGCAAGCACATTTCCGGTGACTAATGAGACCATTGTTGATTTCTGGACACCTTCATTTGGAGGCCCACTCTTTGGAAGATAG
- the LOC101489117 gene encoding transcription factor bHLH112-like isoform X2: MAEEYQAGICGETWWNINNSTRGVFPLMMNSSSTCSIAANDGGNYSTWQNEFFGLKETTTTTKSCSIEETNTNFDVSDGSFCFLDTHKPQQSESANLIDSTLQIMDFGLSSPTSSNWNHSLFGTGRPENNFHSVLEEETMIESSNNSQIQKEWNTKNMISSTSGIRQVSTLDAFKPMDQEFSLDEQSGLSCGFPIETSNSYDYPSTLIQSLFDPQTQPQPQTHNSLFTNPCISYSSSANYGTSSNEVSSPTWSKISSLMKPSMPKQQLSGLQFSNNTPFWNASAEALNDIRAGVLASSQAQYQSPNFEDKRLNCPITLLNKLKREESPERTKKNSSEGAVKRARIETPSPLPTFKVRKEKLGDRITALQQLVSPFGKTDTASVLHEAIEYIKFLHDQVNVLSAPYMKNGSPIQHHQGCDNVKESEGKKQDLRSQGLCLVPIASTFPVTNETIVDFWTPSFGGPLFGR, from the exons ATGGCTGAGGAGTATCAAGCTGGGATTTGTGGTGAAACATGGTGgaatattaataattcaacaagaGGTGTATTTCCACTTATGATGAACTCATCATCAACATGTTCAATTGCAGCTAATGATGGAGGCAACTATAGTACTTggcaaaatgaattttttggTTTGAaggaaacaacaacaacaacaaagagTTGTTCTATTGAGGAAACTAATACTAACTTTGATGTTTCTGATggttctttttgttttcttgataCTCATAAGCCACAACAAAGTGAATCAGCTAATTTAATTGATTCCACCTTACAAATTATGGATTTTGGACTCTCATCTCCAACTTCCTCCAATTGGAATCACTCCCTATT TGGAACTGGAAGGCCAGAAAACAATTTTCATTCAGTTCTTGAAGAAGAAACAATGATAGAATCTTCTAATAATTCACAAATACAAAAGGAATGGAACACAAAGAATATGATCTCATCTACAAGTGGAATTAGGCAAGTTTCAACACTTGATGCTTTCAAGCCAATGGACCAAGAATTTTCCTTAGATGAACAAAGTGGTTTATCATGTGGATTTCCAATTGAAACATCTAATTCCTATGATTACCCTTCAACTTTGATACAAAGTTTATTTGATCCTCAAACACAACCACAACCACAAACACATAACTCACTTTTTACCAACCCTTGTATATCTTATTCAAGTAGTGCAAATTATGGTACATCCTCAAATGAAGTATCATCACCAACATGGTCTAAAATATCTTCTCTTATGAAACCTTCAATGCCAAAACAACAACTTAGTGGATTGCAGTTTTCCAATAATACTCCTTTTTGGAATGCTTCAGCTGAGGCACTTAATGATATAAGAGCAGGAGTTTTGGCTTCATCACAAGCACAATATCAATCTCCTAATTTtgaagataaaagactaaattgcCCAATTACTCTATTAAACAAg CTAAAGAGAGAAGAATCTCCAGAAAGAACAAAGAAAAATTCATCTGAAGGTGCAGTGAAGAGGGCAAGAATTGAGACACCATCCCCATTACCAACATTTAAG GTTCGGAAAGAGAAATTGGGGGACCGGATCACTGCACTTCAGCAATTGGTTTCACCTTTCGGAAAG ACGGACACAGCATCTGTTCTTCATGAAGCCATTGAGTACATCAAGTTCCTTCATGATCAAGTCAAT GTTTTGAGCGCTCCATATATGAAAAATGGATCACCCATTCAACACCACCAG GGTTGTGATAATGTGAAGGAGTCAGAAGGAAAAAAACAAGATTTAAGAAGCCAAGGGCTATGTTTGGTACCAATTGCAAGCACATTTCCGGTGACTAATGAGACCATTGTTGATTTCTGGACACCTTCATTTGGAGGCCCACTCTTTGGAAGATAG